A region of bacterium DNA encodes the following proteins:
- a CDS encoding glycosyltransferase has product MSKKEGKIRIQANRECCEAKNAQKATSYQSRKKQPKILEIVCYSPPRTGWSVRVEYVKKHLLENGYECQILNISPESRRIKSDEYLDVQNGFDYIFKVVKYCLKGYKIHMHMNGQSIKGFILTLISEFISLLFLRRCILTFHGGATQLYFPPKNYLTIQIFFVIFTLSKIIICNDEYIKEKIKESGIKGDKIKPIPAFSKQYLSYKETKLSEDLEIFINQHNPILSSYIFERPQFYIPATLRGIKEIIKDYPHLGLIFVGPANYSQQTINFVQTLNLERNIFLGNNLTHDEFLTLLNRSKIYLRTPDCDGICSSVLQALYLKIPVIGSENPLRPQCVIKYKVGDEISLVEKIRYVLKNYDDVKKNIQLPEVDDTVVNEVELLIS; this is encoded by the coding sequence ATGAGCAAAAAAGAAGGTAAGATCCGAATTCAAGCAAACCGAGAATGTTGCGAAGCAAAAAATGCCCAAAAAGCAACTTCCTATCAGTCAAGAAAAAAACAACCCAAAATTTTGGAGATTGTCTGCTATTCCCCTCCAAGAACTGGCTGGAGTGTTCGAGTAGAATATGTTAAGAAGCATCTTTTAGAAAATGGATATGAATGCCAAATATTGAATATCAGCCCTGAAAGTAGAAGAATTAAAAGTGATGAGTATCTTGATGTTCAAAATGGTTTTGATTATATTTTTAAAGTAGTTAAATATTGTCTCAAAGGATATAAAATCCATATGCATATGAATGGACAATCTATCAAAGGTTTTATTCTGACATTAATTAGTGAATTTATTAGTCTTTTATTTCTGAGGAGATGTATTTTAACCTTTCACGGTGGAGCAACACAATTATATTTCCCCCCAAAAAATTATTTGACAATACAAATATTTTTTGTTATATTTACTCTATCAAAGATAATTATTTGTAATGATGAGTATATTAAAGAAAAGATTAAAGAATCTGGAATAAAAGGAGATAAAATTAAACCAATCCCAGCCTTTAGTAAGCAATATTTATCATATAAAGAGACAAAACTTTCAGAAGACTTAGAGATATTTATCAATCAACATAACCCAATATTATCTTCATATATCTTTGAGAGACCTCAATTTTATATACCTGCTACATTAAGAGGTATTAAGGAGATTATTAAAGATTATCCTCATTTAGGTCTAATATTCGTTGGTCCTGCTAATTATTCACAACAGACTATAAATTTCGTCCAAACACTAAATTTAGAAAGGAATATATTTTTAGGTAATAATTTGACTCATGATGAATTTTTAACTTTATTAAATCGGTCAAAGATATACCTCAGAACCCCTGACTGTGATGGTATCTGTTCCTCAGTGCTACAAGCTTTATATCTTAAGATACCGGTAATAGGTTCTGAAAATCCACTTAGACCTCAATGTGTTATTAAATATAAAGTTGGCGATGAAATCTCATTAGTAGAAAAAATAAGGTATGTTTTAAAAAATTATGATGATGTAAAAAAAAACATACAGTTACCTGAAGTTGATGATACTGTGGTTAATGAGGTAGAATTATTAATTTCATAA
- a CDS encoding ABC transporter ATP-binding protein, producing the protein MIEIDGLRKEYNNKIVAVAGLHLHLEQGDIYGLIGPNGAGKTTTINMLAGLLQPTSGTAKIADYDLISQTDKIKRIIGYMPDFFGMYDELKVWEYLDFFAMNYSLPNPIRQQVVEDTLQMLHLDFKRDEYVGTLSRGMKQKLCLGRALINDPLVLLLDEPMSGLDPIARIEVKELLLKLKGLNKIIFISSHILSELSQLCNKIGIIEKGILLASGGVDVIIKQISTKKNFRLKVSSDRDEAIKAIMAMEKVSGVIPAEENEMIIECEEDLDLTQLLEKCIGQHIKIIAFYEEKSSLEDVFKQISTGTTA; encoded by the coding sequence ATGATAGAAATTGATGGTCTGCGTAAGGAATATAATAATAAAATAGTGGCCGTAGCAGGACTTCATCTTCATTTGGAACAAGGGGATATATATGGACTCATTGGTCCAAATGGAGCAGGCAAGACAACGACTATTAATATGCTGGCAGGTTTACTCCAACCTACTTCAGGAACGGCAAAAATAGCCGATTATGATTTGATTTCACAAACAGACAAAATAAAACGGATAATTGGTTATATGCCTGATTTCTTTGGAATGTATGATGAACTTAAGGTCTGGGAGTACTTAGATTTCTTTGCTATGAATTATTCACTACCTAACCCCATAAGGCAACAGGTGGTTGAAGATACTTTACAAATGCTCCATCTTGATTTTAAAAGAGATGAATATGTGGGAACGCTTTCAAGAGGTATGAAACAAAAACTTTGTCTGGGAAGGGCATTGATAAATGACCCCTTGGTTTTACTTTTAGACGAACCGATGTCTGGATTAGACCCTATAGCCAGAATTGAAGTTAAAGAATTGCTCCTAAAATTAAAAGGATTGAACAAAATTATCTTCATCTCTTCCCATATCTTATCTGAGCTATCACAACTATGCAATAAGATTGGAATTATTGAAAAAGGAATATTACTTGCCAGTGGAGGAGTTGATGTAATTATAAAACAAATCTCTACAAAGAAAAACTTTAGACTTAAAGTTAGCTCGGATAGAGATGAGGCAATTAAAGCCATAATGGCCATGGAAAAAGTAAGCGGCGTTATTCCAGCAGAAGAAAATGAAATGATAATAGAATGCGAAGAGGATTTAGACCTGACACAACTTCTTGAGAAATGTATTGGACAGCATATTAAAATAATTGCCTTTTATGAAGAAAAAAGTAGTCTCGAGGATGTTTTTAAACAAATATCAACTGGCACAACGGCTTAA
- a CDS encoding ABC transporter permease subunit, which produces MEWLFRNPVFIKEMRSKMRQRRAYTVLTFYLIILGFVFYLCYGMNVLSEGHIYYVKSDSYAGKYIFIVIAIMQLLLMMSTALTSSITSITLEKEERTYDLLRVTPITPFSIVMGKLLFSLAYIFLLFVISIPIAFLIPYLSGLSFIQVLKVYLVIMATAVTLSLCGIYCSTIFSKSSHATGVFYGILFIFVLLPSLFLFGVGYFEVLNPDKPLWAGITANPFWTISGILIGNDTTRIYQFNLPISLLYFITNLLLSFFIGSLAINNLRERSKRSTVWIRVSFLILFLFITFINLGSINFRPKFFYDFSTFISLQIMLFILIGWIFCFGDISQGELKFSSLFKIKRIFYNQPSTSLLYLTLLVITSSGVIISCAYSAKIFPKWHLLCLISLGILMITLAWGSLGLLLNSLFKSRLASRGIFVFIFIIVTLGIILPGMPHYISDKMVAQETTHYTLVDMGKMEGIGKIMIHLHPLFSVRGLIGDEFSFVNLPAMTFFWSSMFFYTIFFLLNMLLKRLFKR; this is translated from the coding sequence ATGGAATGGTTATTTAGAAATCCGGTTTTTATTAAAGAAATGCGTTCAAAGATGCGGCAACGCAGGGCATATACCGTCTTGACCTTTTATCTGATTATCCTCGGATTTGTATTTTATTTATGTTACGGTATGAATGTCTTATCTGAGGGGCACATTTATTATGTTAAATCAGATTCTTATGCCGGAAAATACATCTTTATCGTTATAGCCATTATGCAATTACTTCTGATGATGAGCACAGCACTGACATCCTCAATTACAAGTATTACTCTGGAAAAGGAAGAACGAACTTATGACCTTTTAAGAGTTACTCCGATTACTCCATTTAGTATCGTGATGGGTAAACTTTTATTTTCCTTAGCCTACATCTTTCTTCTCTTTGTTATCTCTATTCCAATAGCATTTCTGATTCCTTATCTAAGTGGGTTGTCATTCATTCAGGTATTAAAGGTCTATCTGGTAATTATGGCTACAGCTGTAACTTTAAGTCTATGTGGGATATATTGTTCAACTATATTTTCTAAGAGTTCTCATGCAACTGGTGTATTTTATGGGATATTGTTTATCTTCGTTTTACTCCCAAGTTTATTTTTATTTGGTGTGGGATATTTCGAAGTGCTAAACCCTGATAAACCACTCTGGGCAGGAATTACTGCCAATCCTTTCTGGACAATAAGTGGAATATTAATAGGAAATGATACGACAAGGATATATCAATTTAATCTACCTATTTCGCTTTTGTATTTTATAACAAATCTTCTGCTTTCTTTCTTTATTGGTTCATTGGCCATAAATAATTTAAGGGAAAGGTCAAAAAGAAGTACTGTCTGGATAAGGGTATCATTTCTCATTCTTTTCCTATTCATCACCTTTATTAATTTAGGCAGTATAAATTTTCGACCAAAGTTTTTCTATGATTTTAGTACTTTTATCTCTCTTCAAATTATGTTATTTATACTTATTGGGTGGATATTTTGTTTCGGAGATATTAGTCAGGGAGAACTTAAGTTCTCCTCCTTATTCAAGATAAAAAGGATATTTTACAACCAGCCATCTACCAGCCTTCTTTACCTTACGCTCCTGGTTATAACATCTTCTGGTGTCATCATTTCTTGTGCTTACTCAGCAAAGATATTCCCAAAGTGGCATTTATTATGTTTGATTTCACTGGGCATCCTGATGATAACACTTGCCTGGGGTTCCCTGGGATTATTATTAAATTCGCTCTTTAAGAGTCGCCTGGCATCAAGAGGAATATTTGTCTTTATATTCATCATAGTTACTTTAGGAATAATCTTGCCAGGTATGCCTCATTATATCTCGGATAAAATGGTTGCTCAAGAGACAACACATTATACATTAGTAGATATGGGGAAAATGGAGGGCATAGGTAAGATAATGATTCATTTACATCCGCTATTTTCAGTAAGAGGTTTGATAGGAGACGAATTCTCATTCGTTAATCTACCTGCTATGACCTTCTTTTGGTCTTCTATGTTTTTTTATACCATATTTTTCTTGTTAAATATGCTGTTAAAAAGGTTATTCAAAAGATAA
- a CDS encoding HAD-IIIA family hydrolase, with product MEEKTKDIKLILMDVDGVLTDGRIILGENEELKFFDIKDGMGITLAKKAGLKVGVITGRTSKAVEKRGKELKMDYVIQEKINKLEAVEEILKKEKLDYKNIAYIGDDIIDISLFRKVGFSATVNDAPEYIKSEVSYVANKNGGRGAVREIIEYILKNQGVLQLTIDKSIKAWSNDD from the coding sequence ATGGAAGAAAAAACCAAAGATATAAAATTAATACTTATGGATGTCGATGGTGTTTTAACCGATGGACGAATAATACTTGGGGAAAACGAAGAGTTAAAATTTTTTGACATCAAAGATGGAATGGGCATAACTTTAGCTAAAAAAGCAGGATTAAAAGTAGGCGTAATTACAGGTAGAACAAGCAAAGCAGTTGAAAAAAGAGGGAAAGAGCTAAAGATGGATTATGTCATCCAGGAAAAAATCAATAAGTTAGAAGCAGTTGAAGAAATCCTGAAAAAAGAAAAATTAGACTATAAAAATATTGCTTACATTGGAGATGATATAATCGACATTTCCTTATTCAGAAAAGTTGGGTTCTCAGCAACCGTTAATGATGCACCAGAATATATTAAATCAGAAGTGAGCTATGTTGCCAATAAAAATGGTGGAAGAGGAGCGGTTAGAGAAATCATTGAGTATATCTTAAAAAATCAAGGAGTTTTACAATTAACTATTGATAAAAGCATAAAGGCGTGGAGTAATGATGACTAA
- a CDS encoding transaldolase family protein, with product MKLYIDSANINAIEKYSKMKIFSGVTTTPTFFRREGITDIPGEIKKISQIIPGEIHIEAMGNTAEEIIESAMANMEMGPNVISKIPLHHESIKAVEYLSEKGIKTNVHLLFSLNQAILAALAGATYVCPLVGRIYDIGYDGLKVIEEIITGFKKYPEIKSKVMVSSVRTPEHVRQAFLIGADCITIPPFAIEQMFQHPLTKSGIDKFEEDIMLTRYVRDLLHLGEDLPVVTEETYMKDAIVEMTKKKLGIVLVIDKEGKLIGCITDGDLRRAIQKFPNLYDYRAGECMTREPKTISKDAFVHEALSMMEKSSITQLITVTENQEPFGIIHIHDILKYKGLNT from the coding sequence ATGAAACTATATATTGATTCAGCAAATATTAATGCCATTGAGAAATATTCTAAAATGAAGATTTTCTCGGGCGTAACGACAACACCTACTTTTTTCAGAAGAGAAGGAATAACGGATATACCAGGTGAGATAAAAAAAATCTCTCAGATAATTCCTGGTGAGATTCATATTGAAGCGATGGGAAACACGGCTGAGGAAATTATAGAAAGTGCTATGGCTAATATGGAAATGGGGCCCAATGTGATTTCAAAAATTCCTCTGCATCATGAGAGTATAAAAGCAGTTGAATACCTATCAGAAAAAGGAATTAAAACAAATGTTCACTTACTCTTTTCATTAAATCAGGCAATCCTGGCGGCATTAGCTGGAGCGACATATGTTTGTCCTCTTGTCGGAAGAATATATGATATTGGTTACGATGGTTTAAAGGTGATTGAGGAGATAATTACTGGTTTTAAGAAATACCCAGAAATAAAATCAAAGGTAATGGTTTCAAGTGTCCGAACACCAGAACATGTCCGTCAGGCGTTTTTAATTGGGGCTGATTGCATTACTATACCGCCTTTTGCCATAGAGCAAATGTTTCAACACCCCTTGACTAAATCCGGTATTGACAAATTCGAAGAAGATATTATGTTAACCCGGTATGTCAGAGATTTACTCCATTTAGGAGAAGATTTACCCGTTGTGACTGAAGAAACTTATATGAAAGATGCAATCGTTGAAATGACAAAGAAAAAACTCGGTATTGTTCTGGTTATAGACAAGGAAGGAAAATTGATAGGATGTATTACTGATGGTGACCTACGCCGAGCAATTCAAAAATTTCCAAATCTCTATGATTATCGTGCAGGAGAATGTATGACCAGAGAACCAAAAACAATATCAAAAGATGCCTTTGTTCATGAGGCTTTATCTATGATGGAAAAATCGAGTATTACTCAATTAATTACAGTTACAGAAAATCAGGAACCATTTGGAATAATTCACATCCATGACATCCTTAAATACAAAGGATTAAATACTTAA